Genomic DNA from Xiphophorus couchianus chromosome 12, X_couchianus-1.0, whole genome shotgun sequence:
taaaaaaaaaaatactggctTGTTGAAAAGTATTTCAGTGTAGTGTATGCACTCAATACTTTGTTAAGGGCTCCTCTGTGGTTGTGCTGATGTGCCATTTCATGTCTTCCACTTGACAATACTTTGCAAATTATCTAGAAGGTTTGATTCAGGAAAGTTTACTGCCCTATTAAGTACAGTGATACTATGTATTAAACCATTTTTTTGGTACTTTAGGCAGTGTGGGCTGATGTCAAGTTCAGATGGAAAATGGAAATCCGCATCCCCATAAAGTTTGTCAATAGAGGGAAGCATAAAGTGCTGCAAAAACTTTATGACTTTGCTGACCTTGTACTTGATAATGCATATTGGCTGCTTCTTGAGCATCCATGCACAGACGTTTTCAGGGCAGAGACTGTAACTGTTGCATTGTGGTACTTCTAAACCAGAGATAATATCAGAAGTATAGTACCTGCTAAGGAGAGAAAGCACTGGATTGTTGCCCAGTGATTCAAGGTTCTCTTTTCAGATAAAAGTAAGTCTTGCATTTTATGTGGAAATCAAGGGTAAAAAGTGAAGAGGCACAGAATCCAAGATCCAGTGAtaaagtttccacagtcagGGATGATTCAGGGATCCATGGTGTTTGCAGTGGTGCTTGCGCACCTTTTTCTGTGCTATAttcagttttccttttaaatgcTCGAATACAGCACTCGGCGAACAACCAGCTACTTTGACAATGACATTTTCTAGCTTGTCCTGCTGGAgaactgtcaagtcagcagtcttcctcgTGATTGCGTAAACCACAACAACATTTCtgtacaaaaaagttttttttaaattgttggtCCTATGCTACATTCTAATTTTATGAGAAACTGAGTGTTGAGTTTTAACCATTGTCattgaatttaacaaaataaaatatttgaaatatagcacacaatttgttttaaactttttaaatccttattatcattatcaaatgtaactttttgatgATGTTCCAATTTGTTGTAGATGCACCTATAGGTCAACAATTTGTCATGTGAAAGATGACTGTAGTGTTAACTGTGCTGTTGACTGGGTTGCATCTACACACATTAAACCTATTGTTCCTTAATTTTGGTGTGTTTATCGTTGTGTTGCAAAGGCTCCTGGGTAGAGCTGGAGCTGAATGGTAATACAGGGGCAGAGAGTAGGCAGACCAGCCAGCTGACACCACCTGATGAAGACCAAATCAATGCAAATGCAGGCATGAGTCAAAGTCTCCACTCTTTAGAAGAGGGTGAAAGTGACGAAACCCTGATTGGAGGACTGGAGCATGTGCCATCGTCATCTTCTATCCACAACGGAGACATGGAAAAAATACTTCTGGATGCCCAGCATGAGTCCAGCCCAAGTAATTCATCCTGTGAGAGGTAGGCCACTCATTTTCTTTActattttcagtaaaacttaagtattgattttaaaaaatatatatactgttgCCAACACACTCACAGTCCTCACAGACCACCAGGTTCCGGACAGGATGATGGCCAGATAACATTTGATGTGGAGATGTCCTGTCCAAGAGGCAGTCAGGTAGGGGTACCAAGAGTACCTGGCAAAAGTACTGACAACTGTGGAacttttttaatgagttttgtAACATCAAACCACATATTTGCATTAACTGGTGTCACACTGTATATGTAGTCATGCTGTTTATGTGGTTGCACTCCACCGGATTGTTGACACGGAGTGGAGGGCTGGGGAGGGGCTTTATTGCAAATGAGAGTCACCGACTTGAATCTAACTCAAAATCTAACATGCCACGGTTTGCTTGATGCTAAGTATAAGCTACATAGTTCAAAAGATATGCAGCTGTAATTCTAGCAAAAGGTAAGGTGGTTCTGCAAAGTAACTCAGGATagatgaatacaaatgcaagccaaacttttaaaatgatacGTTGAACAGAGACTCTGCTAAAGCTTTTTGGGGGAGGATTTCTTTCCACATCTTTTTCCCTTTATATTTCCAGTCAGAGGACGATACTGCAGACATGGACAGAGAGGATGACATCTTGATGAACAAAGAAGTTGATTGGGTGGCCAATTGGTCTAGTAGGCCTGAAAACATCCCCCCAAAGTTAGTATGCTGGCAGGCTCAGACTCAGCTGCCCATCGGCATCTTTTCCTCAGTGGTCTCAGAAACAACGTTAACTGGTTGTGTGATTGTTCTTCTCAGGGAGTTCCACTTCAGACATCCCCGACGTTCAGTGTCTTTGAGTATGCGGAAGAGTGGCGTCATGAAGAAAGGTGGCATCTTCTCTACTGAATTCCTAAAAGTTTTCATTCCTTCCCTGCTCATCTCACACATGCTGGCTCTTGGCCTTGGGTAAGATGGGACATCTGTTAGTAGTATTAAAATATTGCGGggcttttctttgtgaaaagaTTGCTTTTCTTGTTTAGTTAATACTTTCTCAAAAATCATATTCTTATGCATGGATGTAGGAATTACTAACAGGACAACAATGCAAATTCTATGTCTATCTTCACAAAGAGGGACTAGAGAAggaaaattacttaaaataacatttaaatcagataTGGAAGGTACCTTGTATGAATAACGTTActtatctttgttttaattatttgccctgtattttctcatttttaataaaaaaaatgttgttgtaTTTCACAtgtttgatgattttattttagggtGTACATTGGGAAAAGAGTTGCCACAGCCGCCACCAGCTCCTACTGAGCAGAAGATGAAGCAGTGCCTGGGTGTTCTCCTGTCTCCAAGCCTCCCAAACGCCTCCTGAAGTCAAGCTCTCACTGTGTGCATCTGACCTACACCCACGTCTTTCTCTTCCAATCTGCATTAACTCGTGTCACACTGTAGATGTAGTCATGCTGATTATGTGGTTGCACTCCAACGGATTGTTGACACTGAGTgaggggagggagagagggggCCTTATCGTATATGCGAGTCACCGACTTGAATCTAACTCAAAATCTAACTTGCCACGGATCTTATGTCAGGTGGCATCAAGttgaagttttcttttgtgtctTGATATTGAACATATCAATTCTGGTATTTCTGCTGAGCTACAGGTTTTCTTTTAGGTGAAAAGCAGAAAGGAAGACATATGTTATTTATGCCATAACTGCTTTATGAACTAATTGACTTTGGGGAACCAGAGAGACTTTGATAGCTTGAAAGTTTATGACTTTAAGGCCAACTTCACACCAGATTAAAGCCACCCTACAATCCCCAGGCGTTTTAGGGTCATTTGAATGTCGGTGGATCGCGGCAAAGATGGAAAACCTCATTTTAATGTGTTCCTACTAGTTAGAACGTAGGTTTTCC
This window encodes:
- the bnip3la gene encoding BCL2 interacting protein 3 like a isoform X1; its protein translation is MSTAPAPQNNNEDPGLQGSWVELELNGNTGAESRQTSQLTPPDEDQINANAGMSQSLHSLEEGESDETLIGGLEHVPSSSSIHNGDMEKILLDAQHESSPSNSSCESPHRPPGSGQDDGQITFDVEMSCPRGSQSEDDTADMDREDDILMNKEVDWVANWSSRPENIPPKEFHFRHPRRSVSLSMRKSGVMKKGGIFSTEFLKVFIPSLLISHMLALGLGVYIGKRVATAATSSY
- the bnip3la gene encoding BCL2 interacting protein 3 like a isoform X2, with the protein product MSQSLHSLEEGESDETLIGGLEHVPSSSSIHNGDMEKILLDAQHESSPSNSSCESPHRPPGSGQDDGQITFDVEMSCPRGSQSEDDTADMDREDDILMNKEVDWVANWSSRPENIPPKEFHFRHPRRSVSLSMRKSGVMKKGGIFSTEFLKVFIPSLLISHMLALGLGVYIGKRVATAATSSY